Proteins encoded in a region of the Halioglobus maricola genome:
- the ilvN gene encoding acetolactate synthase small subunit, which produces MRRILSMLMENEPGALSRVVGLFSQRGYNIETLNVAPTHDVTLSRLTLTTLGDDLHIEQVTKQLNKLVDVVKVVDLTEGAHVERDLMLIKVRAIGAARDEVKRTTDIFRGQIVDVGPNVYTIQLVGTSDKLDSFVAAMIDVDILEVVRSGVAGIARGEKVLSL; this is translated from the coding sequence ATGCGACGCATCTTATCTATGCTCATGGAAAACGAGCCCGGTGCACTGTCCCGTGTGGTCGGCCTGTTCTCCCAACGCGGTTACAACATCGAAACGCTGAATGTAGCGCCCACGCACGACGTGACTCTATCGCGTCTTACCCTGACGACTCTGGGCGATGACCTGCACATTGAACAGGTGACCAAGCAACTCAATAAGCTGGTCGATGTGGTGAAGGTTGTGGACCTGACGGAAGGTGCTCACGTGGAGCGTGACCTTATGTTGATCAAGGTGCGAGCTATCGGCGCCGCCCGCGACGAGGTCAAGCGAACCACGGACATCTTCCGTGGCCAGATCGTCGACGTGGGCCCGAATGTGTATACCATTCAGCTGGTGGGTACGTCTGACAAGCTGGATTCATTCGTTGCCGCAATGATCGACGTGGACATTCTCGAAGTGGTGCGTTCTGGCGTTGCAGGTATTGCCCGCGGCGAGAAAGTGCTCAGTCTGTAG
- a CDS encoding acetolactate synthase 3 large subunit, with the protein MELLSGGEMIVRALEDENVEYVFGYPGGAVLHIYDAMFKENKVPHVLVRHEQAATHAADAYARATGKPGVVLVTSGPGATNAITGIATAYMDSIPLVVLSGQVQSHLIGEDAFQETDMVGISRPIVKHSFMVKKAEDIPGMIKKAFHIAATGRPGPVVIDIPKDVTRPDEKFEYHYPEDVKMRSYAPAQRGHTGQIKKAVRLLLGAKRPVIYAGGGVVQGEGSDLLTTLAQKLNYPVTNTLMGLGAYPGSDRQFLGMLGMHGLYEANMAMHHSDVILAVGARFDDRVTNTVSKFCPGAKIIHIDVDPTSISKTVQADIPIVGPVQSVLTEILTQIDQAQEKDSDLPDTDALARWWQQIDEWRASHGLLTGRRYRESDMIMPQQVIESLYHATDGDAYVTSDVGQHQMFAAQYYRFDKPRRWINSGGLGTMGFGLPAAIGVKLAFPDADVACVTGEGSIQMNIQELSTATHYNTPVKIINLRNNYLGMVKQWQDMQYESRYSEVTYADSLPDFVKLMESYGHVGIQVNKLDDLDDAMKETFALKDRTVFLDVLIDRMEHVYPMHIAPEGSMKDMWLSKNERT; encoded by the coding sequence GTGGAACTCTTATCCGGCGGTGAAATGATTGTCCGCGCACTGGAAGACGAAAACGTTGAGTACGTTTTCGGTTATCCGGGTGGCGCGGTGCTGCACATCTACGATGCCATGTTCAAAGAGAACAAGGTGCCTCATGTATTGGTTCGGCACGAACAGGCGGCCACCCACGCGGCGGATGCCTACGCCCGCGCTACCGGCAAGCCCGGTGTGGTGCTGGTGACGTCCGGCCCGGGCGCGACCAACGCGATTACCGGTATCGCTACTGCCTACATGGATTCCATTCCCCTGGTCGTACTGTCCGGTCAGGTGCAGAGCCACCTGATCGGTGAAGACGCGTTCCAGGAAACTGACATGGTCGGTATCTCGCGCCCGATCGTGAAGCACAGCTTCATGGTCAAGAAGGCGGAAGACATCCCCGGCATGATCAAGAAAGCTTTCCACATCGCTGCGACCGGCCGGCCGGGCCCGGTTGTGATCGACATCCCCAAGGATGTGACGCGGCCGGACGAGAAGTTCGAGTATCACTATCCGGAAGACGTGAAGATGCGCTCCTATGCGCCGGCCCAGCGTGGCCACACTGGCCAGATCAAGAAGGCCGTTCGCCTGCTGCTCGGTGCAAAACGCCCCGTCATCTATGCTGGCGGTGGCGTCGTGCAGGGAGAGGGCAGTGATTTGCTCACGACCCTGGCACAGAAGCTCAACTATCCGGTCACCAATACCCTGATGGGGCTTGGAGCCTACCCAGGCTCCGATCGACAGTTCCTTGGCATGTTGGGCATGCACGGACTCTACGAAGCGAATATGGCGATGCATCACTCAGATGTGATTCTCGCTGTCGGCGCACGCTTTGACGATCGCGTGACCAATACCGTGTCTAAATTTTGCCCCGGCGCGAAAATAATTCACATCGATGTCGACCCCACGTCGATCTCCAAAACAGTGCAGGCGGATATCCCGATAGTGGGTCCGGTCCAGTCGGTGCTCACCGAGATTCTTACCCAGATCGATCAGGCCCAGGAAAAAGATTCTGACCTGCCAGACACCGACGCCCTGGCGCGCTGGTGGCAACAGATCGACGAGTGGCGCGCCTCACATGGCCTGCTGACCGGGCGGCGCTATCGCGAGAGCGATATGATCATGCCTCAACAGGTTATTGAGAGCCTGTATCACGCGACCGATGGCGATGCCTACGTCACCTCTGATGTGGGTCAGCACCAGATGTTCGCCGCCCAGTACTATCGCTTTGACAAACCGCGCCGCTGGATCAACTCCGGCGGACTGGGCACCATGGGTTTCGGTCTGCCTGCGGCGATCGGTGTGAAGCTGGCGTTCCCTGATGCTGACGTGGCCTGCGTGACCGGGGAGGGCAGTATCCAGATGAATATCCAGGAGCTGTCGACGGCCACTCACTACAACACACCGGTGAAGATCATCAATTTGCGGAACAACTACCTCGGGATGGTGAAGCAGTGGCAGGACATGCAGTACGAGAGCCGCTACTCGGAGGTCACCTACGCCGATTCACTGCCGGACTTCGTCAAACTGATGGAGTCCTATGGCCATGTTGGTATCCAGGTGAACAAGCTGGACGATCTGGACGACGCGATGAAGGAGACTTTCGCGCTGAAGGATCGTACCGTATTCCTCGATGTGCTCATCGATCGGATGGAGCATGTGTACCCGATGCACATCGCGCCTGAGGGATCAATGAAGGACATGTGGCTTTCCAAGAACGAGAGGACCTGA
- a CDS encoding DUF4124 domain-containing protein: MKSATQKAVIFATAIGLLAGSLAVSAGQTYYRWKDDEGNSYHSDRPPPKGTEYEVVSTKSYDIRRVEGDEGAVPLDTSPEPGNEFETFPKEEVKPNKSPELCARAQQNLSTLQDGGRIRLRNDKGEFHYLSEEEKADQIARAKAVIEQNCE, from the coding sequence GTGAAGTCAGCCACTCAAAAAGCCGTTATTTTCGCCACCGCCATCGGCCTGCTCGCGGGCAGCCTCGCCGTGTCCGCGGGTCAGACCTACTATCGCTGGAAAGATGATGAGGGCAACTCCTATCACAGCGACCGGCCGCCACCCAAAGGCACTGAATACGAGGTGGTATCCACCAAGTCCTACGACATTCGCCGGGTAGAAGGCGACGAAGGTGCGGTACCGCTGGACACCAGCCCCGAGCCCGGCAACGAGTTCGAGACTTTCCCCAAAGAGGAAGTCAAACCGAACAAGAGCCCTGAGCTGTGCGCCAGAGCGCAGCAAAACCTCTCTACGCTGCAGGACGGCGGCCGGATACGCCTGCGCAATGACAAAGGTGAATTCCACTACCTGAGCGAAGAAGAAAAGGCGGACCAGATAGCCCGCGCCAAGGCCGTGATCGAACAGAACTGCGAGTAA